A part of Sinorhizobium chiapasense genomic DNA contains:
- a CDS encoding NAD(P)H-dependent oxidoreductase, with translation MKALVVVCHPAADSFNHALAEAVRAAWTSAGCDVVFHDLYAEGFDPLLSASEARGTSTADKTVAAHIAELRACDLLAVIHPNCWGAPPAMMKGWIDRVFAPEAAYTFAKGVDNGDDPIGLLRTRAALILNTGNTPAEREKNHFGDPLDHIWRRCILEFCGVKHVSRALFGVVATSSRDERRAWLEQAGKMAREMWELAL, from the coding sequence ATGAAAGCGCTTGTCGTGGTTTGCCATCCGGCTGCCGATAGTTTCAATCACGCGCTGGCGGAAGCGGTGCGGGCGGCTTGGACATCCGCGGGGTGTGATGTCGTCTTTCATGATCTTTACGCAGAAGGTTTTGATCCGCTTCTGTCCGCGTCCGAAGCTCGGGGCACGTCGACCGCGGACAAGACAGTCGCAGCGCATATTGCCGAGCTTCGTGCCTGTGATCTGCTCGCTGTCATTCATCCCAATTGCTGGGGCGCACCGCCGGCAATGATGAAGGGCTGGATCGATCGCGTGTTCGCCCCGGAGGCCGCCTACACATTCGCCAAAGGCGTGGACAACGGGGACGATCCGATCGGCCTGTTGCGGACGCGCGCTGCTTTGATCCTGAACACGGGCAACACTCCGGCCGAACGTGAGAAGAATCACTTCGGCGACCCGCTCGACCACATCTGGCGGCGGTGCATTCTCGAATTTTGCGGCGTGAAGCATGTGAGCCGCGCGCTATTTGGTGTCGTCGCCACAAGTTCCCGCGACGAGCGACGAGCGTGGTTGGAACAGGCTGGAAAGATGGCGCGGGAAATGTGGGAGCTAGCGTTGTGA